One stretch of Bombus affinis isolate iyBomAffi1 chromosome 4, iyBomAffi1.2, whole genome shotgun sequence DNA includes these proteins:
- the LOC126915782 gene encoding glycerol-3-phosphate phosphatase: protein MATKRYILSLSSAEFKNFIDSIDVVLSDCDGVLWKETQVIKNSPETVNKFKELGKKFFYITNSNTKTRSEFVDKCKNLKYDATIDEIVCSSFLAAMYLKEKRFNKKAYVVGSDGITKELEAEGIKHFGVGPDVTEGDEVEMIENFKPDPEVGAVIVGFDKHFSFPKLVKAATYLQDPNVHFIGTNCDVERPSPNTNKFPGTGCFIKIIEMASNRSAVMLGKPESFLSEYIIKKYGLNPQRTLMIGDNCNTDILLGKRCGFKTLLVLTGITTQNDVDAMSASTTSSKDLIIPDYYANELGDVLKMIASS, encoded by the exons ATGGCgacaaaacgttatatattgtcatTATCAAGTGcagaatttaaaaatttcatagaCTCCATTGATGTAGTTTTATCAGACTGTGATG GCGTACTATGGAAGGAAACCCAAGTAATAAAGAATTCACCTGAAACTGTAAATAAGTTTAAAGAATTAGGTAAAAAGTTTTTTTACATAACAAATAGTAATACCAAAACCAGGTCTGAATTTGTGGACAAGTGTAAAAATCTTAAGTATGATGCAACAATA GATGAAATAGTATGTTCTTCATTTTTGGCTGCTATGTATCTTAAGGAaaaaagatttaataaaaaagcATACGTAGTTGGGAGTGATGGTATTACCAAGGAATTGGAAGCTGAAGGTATCAAACATTTTGGTGTCGGA CCAGATGTAACGGAAGGTGATGAAGTAGAAATGATAGAAAACTTTAAACCAGACCCAGAAGTTGGAGCAGTTATTGTAGGCTTTGATAAACACTTTAGTTTTCCTAAGCTTGTGAAAGCTGCCACTTATTTACAAGATCCAAATGTTCATTTTATAGGGACAAATTGTGATGTAGAAAGACCATCGCCAAATACTAATAAATTCCcag gAACTGGATGCTTCATAAAGATTATAGAAATGGCATCCAATAGATCGGCAGTGATGCTTGGAAAACCAGAATCATTTTTGAGCGAATATATTATAAAGAAATATGGTTTAAATCCTCAAAGAACACTTATGATTGGTGACAA TTGTAATACTGACATTCTTCTTGGGAAACGTTGTGGATTTAAAACTCTTCTTGTATTAACGGGTATTACAACACAAAATGACGTAGATGCCATGAGCGCTTCTACTACTAGCTCTAAAGATTTGATAATTCCAGACTATTATGCAAATGAGTTAGGTGATGTACTAAAAATGATTGCATCATCTTGA